The Enterococcus sp. 7F3_DIV0205 genome has a window encoding:
- a CDS encoding thiamine diphosphokinase, with translation MNILLVAGGSPDKWPQFDMEEFDYLVGIDRGSLYIVEQGWSLDLAVGDFDSLTEDEQQLIQRLTKELVQAQAEKDDTDTQLALAHTLKKFPEAEITIIGATGGRLDHFLANLWLPLESRFQSFAHQIKLKDYQNSVSYYLPGEYSVTKEVGMTYLAYCCLIPVKNLTLTESKYTLDHVDVSLPISYASNEFVGESAGFSFDAGMIAVIQSRDDK, from the coding sequence ATGAATATTCTTCTTGTGGCAGGTGGTTCGCCTGATAAGTGGCCGCAGTTTGACATGGAAGAGTTTGATTATTTGGTGGGCATCGATAGAGGAAGCTTGTATATTGTAGAGCAGGGTTGGTCGTTGGATTTGGCGGTAGGAGATTTTGATTCTTTAACGGAGGATGAACAACAGCTTATCCAAAGGTTGACGAAAGAACTTGTGCAAGCACAAGCAGAAAAAGATGATACCGATACCCAATTAGCTTTAGCTCATACACTTAAAAAGTTTCCAGAAGCTGAAATTACGATCATCGGTGCAACAGGTGGTCGTTTGGATCACTTTCTAGCAAATTTATGGCTCCCTCTTGAATCGCGTTTTCAGAGTTTTGCGCACCAAATAAAATTAAAAGATTACCAAAATAGTGTCTCCTACTATCTTCCTGGAGAGTATAGTGTGACAAAAGAAGTAGGAATGACTTATTTAGCCTATTGCTGTTTAATACCGGTCAAAAACCTGACACTGACAGAAAGTAAATATACGTTGGATCATGTCGATGTTAGCCTTCCTATTTCTTATGCAAGTAATGAATTTGTTGGTGAATCGGCTGGATTTTCGTTTGATGCAGGCATGATTGCCGTAATCCAAAGTCGCGATGATAAATAA
- the rpmB gene encoding 50S ribosomal protein L28: protein MAKVCYFTGRKTSSGNNRSHAMNATKRTVKPNLQKVRVLIDGKPKKVWVSTRALKSGKIERV, encoded by the coding sequence ATGGCAAAAGTATGTTACTTTACTGGTCGTAAGACAAGCAGCGGCAATAACCGCTCACATGCAATGAACGCTACTAAACGTACTGTTAAACCTAACTTGCAAAAAGTTCGTGTATTAATAGACGGTAAACCTAAAAAAGTTTGGGTGTCAACTCGTGCTTTGAAATCTGGTAAAATCGAGCGTGTTTAA
- a CDS encoding Asp23/Gls24 family envelope stress response protein, which translates to MAVKIKTPAGTIEITNEVIATVVGGAATDIYGIVGMASKNQIKDNLNGILRKENYSKGVVVRQEENGVAVDVYTIVSYGTKISEVSRNVQEKVKYNLETLLGVTANSVNVFVQGVRVLPD; encoded by the coding sequence ATGGCTGTAAAAATCAAAACACCAGCAGGTACCATTGAGATTACCAATGAGGTTATTGCCACGGTCGTTGGCGGTGCTGCGACGGATATCTATGGAATCGTCGGTATGGCTAGTAAAAACCAAATCAAAGATAATTTAAATGGCATTTTGCGTAAAGAAAATTATTCTAAAGGCGTTGTCGTTCGTCAAGAAGAAAACGGCGTTGCGGTCGACGTATATACAATTGTGAGTTATGGAACAAAAATTTCAGAAGTTTCACGTAATGTACAAGAGAAAGTAAAATATAATCTTGAAACATTACTAGGTGTGACAGCTAATTCTGTCAACGTATTTGTACAAGGTGTTCGTGTGTTGCCTGACTAG